The following DNA comes from Megalobrama amblycephala isolate DHTTF-2021 unplaced genomic scaffold, ASM1881202v1 scaffold477, whole genome shotgun sequence.
ccaaggttacaaaaacatttctgctgcacttaaggttcctaagagcacagtggcctccataatccttaaatggaagacatttgggacaaccagaacccttcctagagctgattgtccggccaaactgagctatcgggggagaagagcctttttgagagaggtaaagaagaacccaaagatcactgtggctgagctccagagatgcagtcgggagatgggagaaagttgtagaaagtcaaccatcactgcagccctccaccagtcggggctttatggcagagtggcccgacggaagtctctcctcagtgcaagacacatgaaagcccgcatggagtttgccaagatggtgagaaataagattctctggtctgatgagaccaagatagaactttttggccttaattctaagcggtatgtgtggagaaaaccaggcactgctcatcacctgtccaatacagtcccaacagtgaagcatggtggtggcagcatcatgctgtgggggtgtttttcagctgcagggacaggacgactggttgcaatcgagggaaagatgaatgcggccaagtacagggatatcctggacgaaaaccttctccagagtcctcaggacctcagactgggccgaaagtttaccttccaacaagacaatgaccctaagcacacagctaaaataacgaaggagtggcttcacaacaactccgtgactgttcttgaatggcccagccagagccctgacttaaacccaattgagcatctctggagagacctaaaaatggctgtccaccaacgtttaccatccaacctgacagaactggagaggatctgcaaggaggaatggcagaggatccccaaatccaggtgtgaaaaacttgttgcttCTCTCgtaaaaagactcatggctgtattagatcaaaagggtgcttctactaaatactgagcaaagggtctgaatacttaggaccatgtgatatttcagtttttcttttttaataaatctgcaaaaatgtcaacaattctgtgtttttctgtcaatatggggtgctgtgtgtacattaatgagggaaaaaaatgaacttaaatgattttagcaaatggctacaatataacaaatagtgaaaaatttaagggggtctgaatactttccgtacccactgtatctCTAGTATTAGCAGGGACGTGGGAACTATATTGTGAGAGGGGGGGGCGGGATTCTTGGGGGGGAGTTAACCATTTCAGACAGAGTTAACCATTTCAGACAGTACAGGACAGCCTCTGTCTCGTTCACTTCACGTCTGTGGGCGTTATGCACAGCTCAGTGTGGCCCAGGCACGGCACCAGGATTCCAGTTTTGGATGGGCCAGACCAATTGTGGGTGGgccttaaattaaaaatgttaaataaaaaaaaaaaaaaaaaaaaaacgttatccAATCACTGCTtaacctaataaaaaaaatattgactaaTATAGCCTACTATTATCTGTGCATATACataatatagattttaatagcttgatgctctttaaatattttgtggCATTGTTAAAAGTTtcctgggctgcgtttcccgaTAACATTGTCTCTTAGCGCGCTACGAACACTCTTAAGGTATAACTTAACTAAAGGTATACTACCACTAAAGGTATATCATTGCTAGGCGTCTTCAGGGCTATCATCCACTCGCGAGGCATAGGCGCTGAAAGGCAGAGGCGCTGGCGCCCTCCTAGCAACGGCGCTGTTTTTGGTAAAACATGATTTTGacgacttcattaagttttgttttatagaaaactctttttaaaagatattcgttttgtataaattgtatcttaattttgatcaatgttttatcaatcaattgcccgtatttaataaataagaagcaaatatatagCAGACAATGTAATAACCTTAGTGTAATTGACAGaattactaaaaaatattttgctacCTAAAAGTTAAAGATTTTTTGTGTCACGCATGCATGCATGTCTATTCCCTTAAATATAAAACGCATGTGGACTGATATTTTTCCAATGTCTGGACTCCTTTATTAATGGAGTATATAAACAGACGTTTCAATATATtggtattaaatgcattttctgagaatttatatttcaagttttcACTGCAAATGTCGAAATGCGCGCTCTTTAATCCATCAGTGCTTGAGTCACTGATCACTAAGCATGTAACGATTCACTGAACTCACGATGCGATACGATTCACGATACTGGTTTCACGATACGATTTTCTCACGATTGTTTGTACAAAATGAGATTTAAGAAAGATAAATGAAAAAGTTTCCTTTTATTATTCCATTCTCACTCAGACAAAATGCTGTGCATTTCTTTCTGAAACTGAAATATCTTTATCAAATAACAAAactaaattgaaatattaaaacaaatcccaaataaaataaataatacaaataaaataaatcttttcattaTAAACAAACTCAGGCTTTGCCAGTGCTCTTTCCTAGCttagaatctttttttttttttacatgttttttttaagaaatatcaGCATATCCACATTTTCTGGGCAAAGCTGAGATCTCTGCACATTCACAATGTCCCTGCTGATGAAAAAACCCTTTCACTAGGGACAGAGGTGGCTGGTGTGGAGAGATATGCTTTTGCTATACTGGATAGCAGTGGGTATAGCCTAGCATTCTCTTTCCACCACTTGAGTGGACAGCTATTGAGGGAAATGGATGTTTCAGCTCTGTACTTATTCATTTCTGCATCAATCTGACTGATGTGCTGTGCAACTGGTTCATCGAAAGTCCCTCCAAGGAGATCTTCCAATGCTGTTTTCTTGGAAGGAGGTTGTTTCAGCTCTGCTCCTGCTCTGTCTGTCTGGCCAAGAGGCTGCTCTGCTGCAGGGGGGTGACCACTGGCACCTTCTTTGCTCTCATCCTGCACAGAGGAATAGCAGAAATAAAAAGACTAAGTAAAATCTAAGTACAACATTGACAGGGGTTTCACATTGTTATAAAGGCAagattttaatatcatttgttATAATTTGTATCATTAATACTCagtttacacaaacacatttggaaacacatttagaaaaatatgccataataataaacaaattatttaaaaaaaatcaatttagagagagtaaaataaatacaatttagagaaagagtaaaataaatacaatttagagagagtaaaataaatacaatttagaaaaagagtaaaataaatacaataggcTACCTGGTTCTGCAACATCAGTACAGCTTTCTCCTTCAGTCTGTGGAATACATCATCGCGTTGGTCTGTCTCTAGATGAGGCAGAGCCCGGAATCTGGGGTCTAATGCGGTGCACTCCAGCAGGTGGTTGTACTCTGAAGTGTATCTGTTGTAAAGGTTGTTCAGTATAGCTCTCTTTATGTTGCTCACAGTGGGGGAATCTTCTTCGTTGGATGCCATGTTATGCTTGATCATATGCTTTAAGGGCACAATGAGAGACACAGTGGGGGTTTTTTTCGTCACACAGCACAGTGGTGGCCGTTTTGAGTGGCTTTAGAAGCTTCACTATGTCCTCCGCATCACGGATGTCTGAGCCATCCAAAGTGTCGATGTCACGGACATTTCGTCGAACGTCGTTGCTCAGTAGAGTTGCTGTCACAGCCGCTTGCTGTTCGAGATAGCGTTCGATCATATCCAGACTGCTGTTCCAGCGCGTAGCGACATCGATGATTAGCTTATGCGGTGGAAGCTCCAGCAGTATCTGTTTGGCTGCGAGCGCAGCTGTGGCTGTGGAGCTTCGGTGAAAAAAGGCAGCAATACGCCTCACTCTGCCCAACAAACGGCTCACGCGGGACACACTCAAACCCGCTTGGCTGGCTAAGTTCAAAGTGTGGGCAAAACACCTGACATGGGGGGCCAGCCCAGCCTCTCTGACAGCAACATCCATATTCCTCGCGTTGTCCGTGACCACAGCAATTCCATGGTTGGCCTTTTGAAGCCCCCATTCACTCACAGCTGATTTTAAAACTTCAGCAATATTAGCTCCGGTGTGTGTTTCGAACAATGGGCGAGTTTGGAGAACAAAATTAACCATCTCCCACTCACTGGTTATCACATGGGCTGTGACCGTAAGATAACTCTGGGTAGCCCTGGAGGTCCAGCCGTCGGTTGTAATTGATACACTATATGCTTTTCTGAGGGTCTCAGTTACCTTAGATTTTGTTTCCCTGTAAAGCGCTGGCATGACAGTCTGGCTAAAGTGGGGGCGTGATGGGATGGTGTATTTGGGCTCCAATTTGTTGACGAGTAGCCTAAATCCTTCATTTTCTACGACAGAAAACGGCCTCATATCTTTTGCCATGAAAACGCCGATACACCTTGTGATCTCCTTGGCTCTCGCACTCGTCGCCGCGAGTGGGGCTGCAAATCCGCCGGTCAGTGTGGTTTGGCCCACTAACAGGTTTTTACGTGCAGACGGCGGTGACAGGAGCTTCTCACGGTGGTGACGGTTTGTATGCTGCGTCATGTTTGTTGTGTTATTGGTGTATATTAACATCTTCTTGCAGTATCTGcacacagtttttgttttgtccgTTACCACCTCACCGCTTTCATTTTTAATCTTCGGAAAGCCAAAATGCCGCCACACATCCGATTTGAATGAGGTTGGTGCATCCTCAACATCAACGTCATCTACACTTGCCGCCGCCATTTTTGCTACTGTTTAAAGTTACAGCTTGTTCGCTGCTATCGCGCCTGCAAAGCGAGGTCAAAATATAGGCTACTGCTTCAGCGCCCCCTGCTGTTTAAAACGTGTATCGCGATTCGTTTAACATCTCAACCGACACGAATCGTCACATATTATTATCGATTTTCAACCGACTCGGAGTGCATCGTTACATCCCTAGCAGTAACACATTCTTTTTGTGTCATATGACACCATGACTCTTCCTAATTGACTAATATGAAACAGTCTGCTCAAAAACAGACATGTAGAGGTATATGGTTGGCATTCGCAAGATTTTGCGGATTGAGGCAGACCTTCTTTTATCCTCACCAAACCACTGGCTGTTCTCCATCTCATTAAATTTTTCCTCACTAAGTACAGGTGAGGAGACATAGGATGTGCAGTAAGTTAATATTAAAGGTGTATGCATTGATGTGGTTTCAATCCACTTCTCCATGCCAACTCCATGTTCACCTGGCACTCAGCAGATACACAGAAAACATGTTGATTTCCCCCCCAGACTTTAAGTCAAACCCTACTTGGGGAGTATATGTGTTACTGAAGCATCTTAATCTTAAGTGTTTGGACTTTTGGTGACAGCTTGGCTGAAACCAGTTCCATGAGaattttctgaaatgcttcAAATGTGCACTTGAGGTCTTTCgggtaattaaaggtgccctaagaatgctttttcacaagtctaaggtgtcccctgaatgtgtctgagaagtttcagctcaacataccccatacatttttttttattattcaattttttaactgcctattttggggcataattcgAAATGCGCCGATTATCACGTGATTTCCGATTCTTATGAAAAAGAGCTATTGGATCTAGAAGACTGCTGCACAAAGTCTCTGCATTTTACTTCAAAACTTCTAGGCGACATTCACCCCAAGTACAGAGCAAGTTTGAAGCACATTCATCTTCTGTTGCTTGTGAAAtacaatattttgaaaaaatatggaCTACACAAAATTGTGGAACCACTTGTTTCTGATCTGAAGAAAAGTACTGGTATAGAACTGGTGTGGAAGGAAAAGAGCTTTGTGTCCGAGGTGCACTTATTACAGTATCTGCTGCTAATCTCTCAGCCCATGCTCTTGCAGGCTTCAGCTGTTTATTCAGTAGTGGACGAGTCTGCAGCTATTGCTTATGCCATTATAAAGACCTTTCTCTTAAAACACAAGAGGACTCACAACTATCATCTCCAGTGTGTGGCAGAAGATCCTACCACAAAATCTTTGTATGGAGTAACAGGTCATTGTGCTTTTAGTGAGTTGCCAAACTTCAGTGTGAAATTCCCTCCAGATGTTATGCATGATTTTTTTAGAGGGAGTTGTTCCTCATGTTTTGAAATTGGTTTTAAAGGCCTTGCACAATGAAAAAGTTGTTAGTGTGCAGGAAGTTAGCAATGCTTTAGCACACTTTCCATTTGTACAGAATGACTCATAAACCAGGACTGATATCTGAGAGACTTCTTTCTGATGGACAAATAATTGGGATTGTCTGAAGCAAAGTTCACTTTTCCACAGTTTTCCCATTAATCATTGGGAAAGAATAAGCAAAAGTGACAAGAATTGGCAGCTCATTCTTTATCTAAGGGACACTGCAGAAATACCACTGACACCAACAATAAGTTTACACTGGATCAGTCCTTTAGCTGAGCTAATAACTTCATTTTTAACTGTTTTCGAAACACTCTTTCCTGACTCCATTACTCCAAAGCTCCACTTTCTTGTTCACTATCCATGGTTGACTGAAGACTTCAGTCCTCCCAGAGCATATTGGTGTGTGTGATTTGAGGCGAAACACCTGTACTTTAAAAAAGTGTCTCATGTTGTCTGCAATTTCCAAAAACATCTGCTCCTCTTTAGCAAAGAGAAACCAACTTTAACAGTGTTGGGATTGGCATGGAGACAATATCAGACAGACAAATAGTTGGAAAaaatttgggatattgtaaatattgaagtgaacaaaatatataacactggcctagtggtttttggatattttactgcaaaattattacatatttaaagGATAAGAAATCACTTTGACTTTTACTATACATGTTTGAATCACAAAATAAAGGCATAGAACCAGTTTATTTGTAGGGCACTGACAACAGTTTTATGATTAAGTAGGTAGGTTAATGATTaggttaataaaaatataaaaagaccTTGAGATAAATACTGGACTTGGATACACAAAATTCACTCAAttcaaaaattataaatattttatatattttaatgtattgtcttGTGAACAAAAATATCAGTCAGAGTGGAAACGTGCAGCACCTGTGCCATCACGGTCTCTACTTGCATGGTCATCAATGGACCGCTATAAAAGAGGAGAGACAATATGCACCAATAGTTTAAATTGTTCATTGTTCAGTCCCCACTCTTCCTCATCACTGTCATCTACAGTGTGCCCACTGGGTTGCTGGAAAAACAAAGAACATTTATAATGAAAATCTAATATTTAGCTTCATAAGCACAATTTGTGTCTTCATCACCCTAAACATCACGTAAGACCACTATTTCTCAGAAATACACTTCAAATCTGAACTCACCTCAGTGGCAGAGTTCAATCAATGAATACATTCATTTTGCTCCAGTACTGAAATCCTTATAAATGTCCAGTATTTACAAATGTTTTCTTAACAGCATTTGGAATCATCCATAGGTATCTTCAGTTGAATCAGAATTACTGCTGCAAAGACATTTTGTTcatttctgtgtaattcatttgcataaaaatacTCTAATAGATCCAAAAACAGGATTTCGCTTTCTGATATAATTATTTACCTGTCTCCATCATCAATTGGATctgaaatataataatgttaGGTGTTCTGGTATTTGGAATTTGCTATTAAAACATATGGGTAGTTGACAAGTAGGCAGtaaaa
Coding sequences within:
- the LOC125261738 gene encoding E3 SUMO-protein ligase ZBED1-like, which encodes MIKHNMASNEEDSPTVSNIKRAILNNLYNRYTSEYNHLLECTALDPRFRALPHLETDQRDDVFHRLKEKAVLMLQNQDESKEGASGHPPAAEQPLGQTDRAGAELKQPPSKKTALEDLLGGTFDEPVAQHISQIDAEMNKYRAETSISLNSCPLKWWKENARLYPLLSSIAKAYLSTPATSVPSERVFSSAGTL